Proteins from a genomic interval of Spea bombifrons isolate aSpeBom1 chromosome 4, aSpeBom1.2.pri, whole genome shotgun sequence:
- the TMEM209 gene encoding transmembrane protein 209, translating into MKSEEQNPNMSFIDQTIKMRKEANDKRVILAWGLLNVSLAGMVYSEMTGKMISTYYNIPDWPLWYIELAFAFLFSINALFDFWRYFKYTMTSPSLALSPFQQKLLGVPNTCVQSTPPQDVVKSNVSTSTPSPSMQGQSVLSYSPSRSPSASPKFSSSCMSGYSPQMQALLPSSGSSFNSAIAYSPSSSFSKMQSFSPTPGSPQYPSSLGPVDSSGLRSRYRSSPSAYSSPTRQDDYMTDLKILGTFLRIEEEKLQRTQIGSPDSTSPANSPTFWNYSRSIGDYAHTLRKFQYQLACRSQAPSAHKDEVDLSSKQAAEEVWARVTMNRQLLEHMDSWTAKFRNWVNETILVPLVQEMESVNIQMRRLGCPELQIGESSIGSLKQAALLKAPLIPSFNIIVQYLDITPNQEYLFERIKELSHGGCMSAFRWNSGGDFKGRKWDTDLPTDSAIIMHMFCTYLDSRLPPHPKYPDGKTFTSQHFVQTPDKPDTSKENVFCIYQSSVTPPHYELVYLKHIYNLPKGRNNLFHTLLMFLYIIKTKESGMLGRVNLGLSGVNILWIFGEYGQ; encoded by the exons ATGAAGTCAGAAGAGCAGAATCCTAACATGTCCTTCATTGATCAAACCATCAAGATGAGGAAAGAAGCAAATGACAAGAGAGTGATTTTGGCCTGGGGTCTGCTGAATGTGTCATTGGCAGGGATGGTTTACTCAGAAAT GACTGGTAAAATGATAAGTACGTACTATAACATTCCAGACTGGCCCTTATGGTATATTG AATTAGCCTTTGCATTTCTCTTTAGTATAAATGCACTGTTTGATTTTTGGCGATATTTCAAATACACAATGACTTCACCAAGCCTTGCTCTGAGTCCATTTCAGCAAAAGCTTCTTGGAGTACCAAACACCT GTGTACAATCCACTCCTCCTCAAGATGTTGTAAAAAGCAATGTTTCAACGTCTACTCCGTCACCCAGTATGCAAGGGCAGAGCGTGTTGAGCTATAGTCCATCCAGGTCACCCAGTGCCAGTCCAAAGTTCTCCAGCAGCTGCATGAGTGGATACAGCCCTCAAATGCAGGCCTTATTACCAAGCAGTGGGAGTTCTTTTAATTCAGCTATAGCGTATTCGCCAAGCAGCAGCTTCTCTAAG ATGCAAAGTTTCAGTCCGACTCCTGGTTCACCACAGTATCCAAGCAGTCTTGGCCCAGTGGATAGTAGTGGGCTGAGGTCTCGATACCGTTCTTCACCATCTGCCTACAGCTCACCTACAAGACAGGATGACTATATGACAGATCTTAAGATACTGGGCACGTTTCTACGAATTGAAGAGGAAAAGCTGCAGCGCACTCAGATAG GGAGTCCTGATTCTACTTCACCAGCAAACAGTCCAACATTTTGGAATTACAGTCGGTCTATAGGGGATtatgcacacacactcaggAAGTTCCAGTACCAGCTGGCCTGCCGTTCCCAGGCTCCATCAGCCCACAAGGATGAAGTAGACCTAAGCTCCAAACAAGCAGCAGAAGAG GTTTGGGCGAGAGTCACAATGAATCGGCAGCTGTTGGAGCACATGGATTCGTGGACTGCAAAATTCCGAAAT TGGGTTAATGAAACTATTTTAGTTCCTTTGGTTCAAGAGATGGAATCCGTGAACATACAAATGAGAAGACTAGGTTGCCCAGAGTTGCAAATCGGAG AATCTAGCATCGGCAGTTTGAAGCAAGCAGCTCTTTTAAAAGCTCCACTTATTCCCTCATTTAATATCATTGTGCAATATCTGGACATCACTCCAAATCAAGAGTACCTCTTTGAACGCATTAAAG AACTGTCCCATGGAGGGTGTATGAGCGCCTTTCGATGGAATTCAGGAGGAGACTTTAAAGGTCGTAAATGGGACACGGATCTTCCCACTGACTCAGCG ATCATCATGCATATGTTCTGCACATACCTAGATTCCAGGTTGCCTCCTCATCCCAAGTATCCTGATGGAAAAACCTTCACTTCACAGCATTTTGTCCAGACACCTGATAAGCCAG ATACCTCAAAGGAAAATGTGTTTTGCATCTATCAGAGCAGCGTCACTCCTCCGCATTACGAGCTAGTGTATCTAAAGCACATTTACAACTTGCCAAAg GGAAGAAACAACCTCTTCCATACCTTACTAATGTTCCTGTACATCATAAAGACTAAAGAATCCGGGATGCTTGG gagaGTCAATCTTGGTTTATCGGGAGTAAACATTTTATGGATATTTGGTGAATACGGACAATAG